A single region of the Neomonachus schauinslandi chromosome 3, ASM220157v2, whole genome shotgun sequence genome encodes:
- the LOC110592292 gene encoding 60S ribosomal protein L23a-like produces the protein MLKGIYSHTEKIQMSSTFRGSKTLRLQRQPKYPQKSIPRSNKCDHYAIVKSPLTTQSAMKKIEDNNTLVFIVDVKANKHQIKQAVEKLYDIDVAKVNILIRPDGDKKAYI, from the coding sequence ATGCTGAAAGGCATCTACAGTCACACAGAAAAGATCCAGATGTCATCTACATTCCGAGGGTCCAAGACACTGCGTCTCCAAAGGCAACCCAAATATCCTCAGAAGAGCATCCCCAGGAGCAACAAGTGTGATCACTATGCCATCGTCAAGTCCCCCCTGACTACCCAGTCagctatgaagaaaatagaagacaacaacACACTTGTTTTCATTGTGGATGTCAAGGCTAATAAGCACCAGATCAAACAGGCTGTGGAGAAGCTCTATGACATTGATGTGGCCAAAGTCAATATTCTGATCAGGCCTGATGGAGATAAGAAGGCATATATTTGA